A genome region from Nocardia sp. NBC_01730 includes the following:
- a CDS encoding neutral zinc metallopeptidase: MTQPPYGYGPVPHGGRPVPPQPGYGPPPAYGSPPAYGPPPAYGSPPGYGSPPGYGPPPGYSPPGYGPPPGYRPQMPPPMPYGPPGRRPYPPPRKRGGGWVALLIVVVFLVAGGLVRNAVSVGRNNSGPSGPQPTFTFTPQPDGSTGPAETGSNPLLTDPNVTLLPARCAYSPWGTQVDAARKFFESAASCLEAAWKPVLRKENLPFQPPALNVSATTTGITTPCTGSTSNFAAFYCPANKTIYMPISQLQTDYFKDNWVVYLSVFAHEYGHHVQAMSGILRKANSDRADAGPRSAKGLELSRRVELQANCFDGMYLSSSAGGGSLTNPQLTLARKDAYGRGDQAGDMRDHGTSENGGQWFETGLDNNRAAQCNTFTASTGEVN, translated from the coding sequence GTGACACAACCACCGTACGGATACGGACCGGTTCCGCATGGCGGGCGCCCGGTTCCGCCCCAGCCCGGCTACGGTCCGCCACCTGCCTACGGTTCGCCGCCCGCATACGGACCGCCACCCGCATACGGTTCGCCGCCCGGTTACGGTTCGCCGCCGGGATATGGTCCGCCGCCCGGTTATTCGCCGCCCGGTTACGGTCCGCCACCGGGTTATCGCCCGCAGATGCCGCCGCCGATGCCCTACGGTCCGCCTGGTCGACGGCCGTATCCGCCGCCGCGCAAACGGGGCGGCGGATGGGTGGCGTTGTTGATCGTCGTCGTGTTTCTCGTCGCCGGAGGGCTGGTGCGCAACGCGGTCTCCGTCGGACGGAACAACAGTGGCCCGTCCGGTCCGCAGCCCACCTTCACTTTCACTCCCCAGCCAGACGGTTCGACGGGTCCGGCCGAGACGGGCAGCAACCCGCTGCTCACAGACCCGAACGTGACTCTGCTCCCGGCGCGGTGCGCGTACTCCCCGTGGGGCACTCAGGTCGACGCCGCGCGCAAGTTCTTCGAAAGCGCCGCGTCGTGCCTGGAGGCGGCGTGGAAACCGGTGTTGCGAAAGGAGAATCTGCCGTTTCAGCCGCCCGCGTTGAACGTCAGCGCGACCACGACGGGCATCACGACGCCGTGCACCGGGTCGACGAGCAATTTCGCCGCGTTCTACTGCCCGGCGAACAAGACCATCTATATGCCGATCAGCCAGCTGCAGACCGACTACTTCAAGGACAACTGGGTGGTCTACCTGTCGGTCTTCGCACATGAGTATGGTCACCACGTGCAGGCGATGTCCGGCATTCTGCGCAAGGCGAACAGCGATCGGGCCGACGCGGGCCCGCGCAGCGCCAAGGGGCTGGAACTGTCGCGCCGAGTCGAATTGCAGGCCAACTGCTTCGACGGCATGTACCTCTCGTCCTCGGCCGGAGGCGGCTCGCTGACCAACCCGCAGCTCACCTTGGCCCGCAAGGACGCGTACGGCCGTGGTGACCAGGCAGGCGACATGCGAGACCACGGCACGTCCGAGAACGGCGGCCAGTGGTTCGAGACGGGGTTGGACAACAACCGTGCGGCCCAGTGCAATACATTCACCGCATCGACGGGCGAGGTGAACTGA
- a CDS encoding TetR/AcrR family transcriptional regulator yields the protein MIGSHRPRSPRGSGAQLREEILRATADLLARTGAAEAVSIRAVSELVGVSAPSIYRHFGDKDELIEAVVARVFEDLAEALRTATDPATSPMTQLRDQGMAYVRFALAHPEQYRLAIAPTKIGGAVDQVLTSGAFEHFAATVHKCMDEGTMAPRDPLPVVLELWSVAHGIASLLIAKPYLPWGDVEAAASRVMGAACIGYSVLDLIGDDLPTPETVTAWLGRLRHHDSPA from the coding sequence ATGATCGGCTCGCACCGGCCGCGCTCGCCACGCGGCTCCGGAGCCCAGCTACGCGAGGAGATCCTGCGCGCCACCGCCGACCTGCTCGCACGCACCGGTGCCGCCGAGGCGGTGTCGATCCGCGCGGTCAGCGAGCTGGTCGGAGTGAGCGCGCCGTCGATATACCGACACTTCGGGGACAAGGACGAGCTCATCGAAGCCGTCGTTGCCCGGGTCTTCGAGGACCTCGCCGAGGCGTTGCGGACGGCAACCGACCCGGCGACCTCGCCGATGACCCAGCTGCGTGACCAGGGCATGGCCTACGTTCGGTTCGCCCTCGCGCATCCCGAGCAGTACCGGCTGGCGATCGCGCCCACGAAGATCGGCGGCGCGGTCGACCAAGTTCTCACCAGCGGAGCGTTCGAGCATTTCGCGGCAACCGTGCACAAGTGCATGGACGAGGGAACGATGGCACCGCGCGATCCGCTGCCCGTCGTGCTAGAACTCTGGTCCGTCGCCCACGGCATCGCCTCCCTGCTGATCGCCAAGCCCTACCTGCCCTGGGGCGACGTGGAAGCGGCTGCGTCGCGCGTGATGGGCGCCGCGTGCATCGGATACAGCGTGCTCGACCTGATCGGCGATGACCTGCCGACACCGGAAACCGTTACTGCCTGGCTCGGCCGTCTAAGGCACCACGATTCCCCGGCCTGA
- a CDS encoding MMPL family transporter: MLTRIARFTTRFPRAVLAAAFAIAVLCGIFGATAAAHLKSGGFTSNDAESARVVQLIADNFGGAAPNFVLLVSSDAGANDPATKAAGIGLADTLKARADVQGVQSYWTAPSPLSTALRSSDGKSALVVAYLTGDESHVQQTAGELTDQLAGTSDGVTVRQGGIAAIYHDVTVQTTRDLALAEGVALPLVMIVLILVFGSLIAAALPLVIGLFAIAATLAILRLCTLFTDVSIYALNMTTAMGLALAIDYSLFIVSRYREELGNGLDPTAATIRAVQTAGRTVLFSALTVALSMAVLSVFDLYFLKSFAYAGVAVVVAAAAASILILPAALVLLGHRVNALDLRVPLRRLFRPGTPAPAPLAPEETRWYRTVSAVMRHAPPVAVVLIVVLLALGAPFLSVKFGYPDDRVLQTGAASRQVGDVMRSQFPQADPAATTTIVLDGYRGDTAAIGAYAAELSKVDGVPAVQSSAGIYASGFRFAAPTPGMANDTGTYLNVATKLDPFSPAGDRQLQAIRAVPAPGPALYGGAAAINDDSLDVLAARLPLAGALIALTTFVVLFLFTGSVVLPIKALVLNTLSLAAAFGAMVWVFQEGHLSGLLGFTPVGYLVPTMPILMFCLAFGLSMDYEVFLLSRVREEWLAEHDNARAVAIGVARTGRIFTAAAVLMAIVLGALVTSKVSFMQLMGLGLTLTVLADATIIRGLLAPALMRLLGPANWWAPEPLARLHAKIGLTEVDHASATPDLETADRP, from the coding sequence ATGCTGACCCGGATAGCCCGATTCACGACCCGATTCCCCCGTGCCGTGCTCGCAGCCGCGTTCGCTATCGCCGTGCTGTGCGGTATTTTCGGAGCGACCGCGGCCGCGCACCTGAAATCCGGCGGATTCACCTCGAACGATGCCGAGTCCGCACGGGTGGTCCAGCTGATCGCCGACAACTTCGGCGGCGCCGCGCCTAATTTCGTGCTGCTGGTCAGCTCCGACGCCGGTGCGAACGATCCGGCTACCAAGGCGGCGGGTATCGGGCTTGCCGACACCCTGAAAGCGCGCGCCGACGTGCAGGGCGTCCAGTCCTATTGGACCGCCCCGTCCCCGCTGTCGACCGCCTTACGCAGCAGCGACGGCAAGAGCGCCTTGGTAGTCGCCTACCTCACCGGCGACGAATCCCACGTCCAGCAGACCGCGGGCGAGCTGACCGACCAGCTCGCCGGTACCTCCGACGGCGTCACGGTCCGCCAGGGCGGCATCGCCGCGATCTACCACGACGTAACCGTGCAGACCACGCGAGATCTCGCCCTCGCCGAAGGCGTCGCGCTGCCGCTGGTGATGATCGTGCTGATCCTGGTGTTCGGCAGCCTTATCGCGGCCGCACTGCCGCTGGTGATCGGCTTGTTCGCGATCGCGGCGACGCTGGCCATCCTGCGCTTGTGCACGCTGTTCACCGATGTCTCGATCTACGCGCTGAACATGACGACTGCCATGGGACTCGCGCTGGCCATCGACTACAGCCTGTTCATCGTGAGCCGCTACCGAGAGGAACTCGGCAACGGCCTCGACCCGACCGCGGCCACCATCCGCGCCGTGCAGACCGCTGGACGAACCGTACTGTTCTCCGCACTCACCGTCGCCCTCTCGATGGCCGTGCTGAGCGTGTTCGACCTGTACTTCCTCAAGTCTTTCGCCTATGCGGGCGTCGCCGTGGTCGTCGCGGCCGCGGCAGCATCGATCCTGATCCTGCCCGCGGCGCTCGTGCTGCTCGGCCATCGGGTGAACGCCCTCGACCTGCGAGTTCCCCTGCGTCGGCTGTTCCGTCCAGGCACACCCGCGCCGGCCCCGCTTGCGCCGGAGGAGACCCGCTGGTACCGAACGGTTTCCGCGGTAATGCGTCACGCGCCGCCGGTCGCGGTCGTGCTCATCGTGGTGTTGCTCGCGCTCGGCGCACCGTTCCTCTCGGTGAAGTTCGGCTACCCCGACGACCGGGTGCTCCAGACCGGCGCCGCCAGCCGTCAGGTCGGTGACGTAATGCGCAGCCAGTTCCCCCAGGCGGACCCGGCGGCCACCACAACGATCGTGTTGGACGGCTACCGGGGCGATACCGCGGCGATCGGCGCGTACGCCGCCGAGCTATCCAAGGTCGACGGCGTACCCGCCGTACAGTCCAGCGCCGGGATCTACGCCTCCGGATTCCGGTTCGCGGCGCCCACGCCCGGTATGGCCAATGACACGGGGACCTACCTCAACGTCGCCACCAAGCTCGACCCCTTCTCCCCCGCGGGTGACCGGCAGCTGCAAGCGATCCGGGCGGTACCCGCGCCGGGCCCCGCGCTCTACGGCGGCGCCGCGGCGATCAACGACGACTCGCTGGACGTACTGGCCGCCCGGCTGCCGCTCGCGGGTGCGCTGATCGCGCTGACCACCTTCGTCGTGCTGTTCCTGTTCACCGGGAGCGTCGTGCTTCCGATCAAAGCGCTTGTGCTGAATACGCTTTCGCTCGCCGCCGCGTTCGGTGCGATGGTATGGGTGTTCCAGGAGGGCCACCTGTCCGGGCTACTCGGGTTCACCCCGGTCGGCTACCTGGTGCCGACCATGCCGATCCTGATGTTCTGCCTGGCCTTCGGCCTGTCGATGGACTACGAGGTGTTCCTGCTCTCGCGGGTGCGTGAGGAGTGGCTGGCCGAGCACGACAACGCCCGCGCGGTCGCGATCGGCGTCGCCCGCACCGGTCGCATCTTCACTGCGGCCGCCGTGCTGATGGCTATCGTGTTGGGCGCCCTTGTCACCTCGAAGGTGTCGTTCATGCAATTGATGGGGCTCGGCCTCACGCTGACCGTGCTCGCCGACGCGACAATCATTCGCGGCCTGCTCGCACCGGCGCTCATGCGGCTGCTCGGCCCGGCGAACTGGTGGGCGCCTGAACCGCTGGCCCGCCTGCACGCGAAGATCGGGCTGACCGAGGTCGACCACGCGTCCGCGACACCCGACCTCGAAACCGCAGATCGCCCATGA
- a CDS encoding DNA polymerase III subunit gamma and tau has product MALYRKYRPATFAEVVGQEHVTDPLSTALDTGRISHAYLFSGPRGCGKTSSARILARSLNCVQGPTSTPCGVCPSCVALGPGGPGNLDVIELDAASHGGVDDTRELRDRAFYAPAESRYRVFIVDEAHMVTTAGFNALLKIVEEPPAHLIFIFATTEPDKVLPTIRSRTHHYPFRLLPPATMRGLLGRICEQEHVPVEEAVYPLVIRAGGGSPRDSLSVLDQLVAGAGHEGVTYSRAVSLLGVTDVALIDDAVEALVTDDGAALFGTVDRVMEAGHDPRRFAVDLLDRFRDLILLRAVPDATDRALVTGPGDVLDRMRDQAERLGSATLTRYAELLHEGLGEMRGATAPRLLLEVVCARMLLPSVSDAESATLQRLERLERGVATGSLAAAPTASPAPATAPARPAPASGSPSDPPRRRGAEALAAIRRESHDGNPPAGTASTVGSAASADTTETGGVASVGDSASIGAAVPTSGTAQVGDPGGVAPGGDAASADTGPVERIVPIAGEDSAEGRTHIGSAGRGASDASSAGGGSATGEPAGSAPDVRRAGPGQEDARSAQVGASGSPVVGAERGRNTAATSGPGSSGAASDVSGGSAGNTLPSSPSGPTLPTESSSVAAPPSSTADSANAPGGSAAAAERSGSAPARAESSSSRRPPAVHDPDSAAAQPISAGDAADEPSSAAKARPTGASDAQAADANTAAAARATPSTAAHTAPAEAHSAHEPGQPEPVTQSDDLLREVEAAWAEIRTKVREFGAAVQAMLAGASVSRVEGNVIVFAHQHAPLAQRLSDPRNLEAVRSAVRAVLGRDHEVRWEAGGAAPRPAAAPRSGGGGNRSRGSAGSQAAGRESGNAAGRGSDAAAPPRFSRPSQARNAGADQQTGAGRSRQGRSDSRPFGGDDDIPPPDYPDLPDDPGPADSATFDAAASGNDAATSRGWDNDGVVPASTPEEEQEMLAAAADPVAPGDRRDPDEVALELLKSELGATRMDG; this is encoded by the coding sequence GTGGCTCTGTACCGAAAGTACCGACCGGCAACATTCGCTGAGGTGGTGGGTCAGGAGCACGTCACCGACCCGCTGAGTACCGCGCTCGACACGGGGCGGATCAGTCATGCCTATCTGTTCTCCGGTCCACGAGGCTGTGGCAAGACCTCTTCGGCGCGCATTCTCGCCCGGTCGCTGAACTGCGTGCAGGGTCCCACCTCGACGCCGTGCGGCGTCTGCCCGTCCTGTGTTGCGCTCGGCCCAGGTGGCCCGGGCAACCTGGACGTGATCGAGCTCGACGCCGCGAGCCACGGCGGCGTCGACGACACCCGCGAGCTGCGCGACCGCGCCTTCTACGCCCCCGCCGAGTCCAGGTACCGGGTGTTCATCGTGGACGAGGCGCACATGGTCACCACCGCGGGCTTCAACGCGCTGCTGAAGATCGTCGAGGAGCCGCCGGCCCACCTGATCTTCATCTTCGCGACCACCGAGCCGGACAAGGTGCTGCCCACCATCCGCTCACGCACACACCACTATCCGTTCCGGCTGTTGCCGCCGGCGACCATGCGCGGGCTGCTCGGCCGGATCTGCGAGCAGGAGCACGTTCCGGTCGAAGAGGCGGTGTACCCCTTGGTGATTCGCGCGGGCGGCGGTTCGCCGCGCGACAGTCTGAGCGTGCTCGACCAGCTTGTGGCCGGCGCGGGCCACGAGGGCGTCACCTATTCCCGCGCGGTGTCTCTGCTTGGCGTCACCGACGTGGCGCTGATCGACGACGCCGTCGAGGCGTTGGTCACCGACGACGGGGCGGCACTGTTCGGCACGGTCGATCGGGTAATGGAGGCGGGACACGACCCGCGCCGTTTCGCCGTCGACCTGCTCGACCGCTTCCGCGACCTGATCCTGCTGCGCGCGGTGCCCGACGCCACCGATCGCGCCCTGGTCACCGGCCCCGGCGACGTGCTCGACCGCATGCGCGATCAGGCCGAGCGTCTCGGTTCGGCCACCTTGACCCGCTACGCCGAGCTGTTACACGAAGGGCTCGGCGAGATGCGTGGTGCCACCGCGCCCCGACTTCTGCTCGAGGTCGTCTGCGCCCGCATGCTGCTGCCCTCGGTCTCCGACGCCGAATCCGCGACGCTGCAGCGCCTGGAACGACTGGAGCGGGGGGTGGCGACCGGCTCCCTCGCGGCAGCGCCCACCGCGTCTCCGGCGCCGGCTACCGCGCCTGCCCGGCCCGCGCCTGCGAGCGGATCGCCGTCCGATCCGCCGCGCCGGCGCGGCGCGGAGGCACTGGCCGCTATTCGCCGTGAGAGCCATGACGGCAACCCGCCTGCCGGTACGGCCTCGACTGTCGGGTCCGCCGCGTCGGCGGATACCACTGAAACCGGTGGCGTTGCATCCGTTGGTGATAGCGCGTCTATCGGTGCCGCGGTGCCTACGAGCGGTACGGCACAGGTTGGCGATCCCGGTGGTGTGGCGCCTGGCGGTGACGCGGCATCTGCCGATACCGGGCCCGTTGAGCGCATAGTGCCCATCGCTGGCGAGGATTCCGCAGAGGGTCGGACGCATATCGGATCCGCCGGTCGTGGCGCGTCCGACGCGTCGTCGGCTGGTGGCGGGTCTGCCACAGGGGAGCCGGCCGGCAGTGCGCCCGACGTTCGACGTGCTGGTCCCGGCCAGGAAGACGCGCGATCCGCGCAGGTCGGTGCATCCGGGTCGCCGGTCGTAGGAGCGGAGAGGGGCCGGAATACCGCTGCTACCTCCGGACCGGGGTCGTCGGGTGCCGCGTCGGACGTATCGGGTGGTTCAGCCGGCAACACGCTGCCCTCGTCGCCGAGCGGGCCCACCTTGCCCACCGAGTCGAGCTCCGTGGCCGCCCCCCCGAGTTCGACGGCCGACTCCGCGAACGCTCCAGGTGGTTCCGCAGCCGCGGCCGAACGGTCCGGATCGGCGCCCGCCAGGGCCGAATCGAGCTCGAGTCGCCGTCCTCCCGCTGTCCACGACCCGGACTCCGCGGCGGCGCAGCCTATCTCCGCGGGAGATGCGGCTGACGAACCTTCGTCCGCTGCGAAGGCCAGGCCGACGGGTGCGTCCGATGCGCAGGCCGCAGATGCGAATACCGCAGCGGCGGCTCGGGCCACGCCGTCGACGGCCGCGCATACCGCACCCGCGGAAGCCCACTCGGCGCACGAACCAGGGCAACCGGAACCCGTCACGCAGAGCGATGACCTGCTGCGCGAGGTGGAAGCCGCCTGGGCGGAGATCCGCACCAAGGTGCGCGAGTTCGGCGCGGCCGTGCAGGCGATGCTGGCCGGCGCGTCGGTGTCGCGCGTCGAGGGCAATGTCATCGTGTTCGCGCATCAGCACGCCCCACTGGCGCAGCGATTGTCTGATCCGCGGAATCTGGAAGCGGTGCGGTCGGCGGTGCGCGCTGTGCTCGGTCGCGACCATGAGGTGCGCTGGGAAGCGGGTGGTGCGGCACCGCGGCCTGCCGCGGCGCCGCGGTCCGGCGGCGGGGGGAACCGATCGCGCGGATCGGCGGGCAGTCAAGCCGCAGGACGTGAATCGGGCAACGCGGCCGGACGTGGTTCGGATGCCGCTGCGCCGCCGCGCTTTTCGCGCCCGAGTCAGGCCAGGAATGCAGGCGCGGACCAGCAGACCGGTGCAGGCCGGTCGCGCCAAGGCCGCTCCGACTCACGTCCGTTCGGCGGCGATGACGATATTCCACCGCCCGACTATCCCGATCTGCCGGACGATCCCGGCCCCGCGGACTCCGCGACGTTCGATGCCGCTGCGAGCGGAAACGACGCCGCGACCAGCAGGGGATGGGACAACGACGGGGTCGTTCCCGCCTCGACGCCGGAGGAGGAGCAAGAGATGCTGGCCGCCGCGGCGGATCCGGTGGCTCCTGGCGACCGGCGAGACCCAGACGAGG